One Prunus dulcis chromosome 7, ALMONDv2, whole genome shotgun sequence DNA segment encodes these proteins:
- the LOC117633978 gene encoding uncharacterized protein LOC117633978: MAEQVNHNSIETLTGSNYSKWKQDLEISLGFLDYDFVLKEKPPQEPAADASAETKTKFAKWEKANKMAMLIMQRAMSSSVKGSIPKSKNAQQYYEAIAQRFKESEKAVKSTLLNQLIDMKYDGQGCVRAHIMNLIDLGTKLEELDMTVDEDMMVHFALNSLPKEFKSLKETYIAQKENWTLNDLITISVQQDTTS, from the coding sequence GAATTATAGCAAGTGGAAACAGGATCTGGAAATATCTCTAGGCTTTCTGGATTACGATTTTGTGCTCAAAGAGAAACCTCCTCAAGAACCAGCTGCAGATGCTTCTGCAGAAACTAAGACTAAGTTTGCCAAATGGGAAAAGGCAAACAAGATGGCTATGTTAATCATGCAAAGGGCTATGTCTTCATCAGTGAAAGGAAGTATTCCTAAATCTAAGAATGCACAGCAATACTATGAGGCAATTGCACAGAGGTTTAAGGAATCCGAAAAAGCTGTCAAGAGTACCTTGCTGAATCAATTGATTGATATGAAATATGATGGGCAAGGTTGTGTGAGAGCTCATATCATGAACTTGATTGACTTAGGGACAAAACTAGAGGAATTGGATATGACAGTAGATGAAGATATGATGGTCCATTTTGCACTAAATTCATTGCCTAAAGAATTTAAATCTCTCAAGGAAACCTACATTGCTCAGAAGGAGAACTGGACTTTGAATGATCTTATTACTATTTCTGTCCAACAAGACACAACATCATAA